Proteins found in one Planctomycetes bacterium MalM25 genomic segment:
- a CDS encoding putative permease YjgP/YjgQ family protein: protein MKTLSRYVLWELLQVFLLTLAGLTALIFVALIGKEAVKEGLGLGPLMRMTPYLLPQAMQFAVPGTMLLATTSVYGRLSASNEIVAAKALGISPWVLARPTFVLAAITSLGAVALNDLAVSWGRLGVQRVIIESLEEVIYRQLELHRSYAEGGVQINVRGVDGRRLIQPTVSVQGETPADSWKLASASAELSSSPDRRKLIVRFEGIHLEGELNFADTETIEQAIDLRDLLGDNRGRSPSSFALTEIVEERQRSADRLADLEREQTTERALAMMTGDFDRLSDESWSAFESREGSEHYLQRRLAVEPHRRWAAGFSCLSFVLVGVPMAIWRQKGEFLASFFLCFLPILLVYYPLLMISVDHAKSGDVPPVAVWLGNAVLAVWGLWMMRRVAQN, encoded by the coding sequence TTGAAGACGCTCTCACGCTATGTGTTGTGGGAACTGCTGCAGGTCTTCCTGCTGACCTTGGCGGGGCTGACCGCGCTGATCTTCGTCGCGCTGATCGGTAAAGAGGCGGTCAAAGAGGGGCTCGGGCTCGGCCCGCTGATGCGGATGACCCCCTACCTGCTGCCGCAGGCGATGCAGTTCGCGGTCCCCGGCACCATGCTGCTGGCGACCACCAGCGTGTACGGCCGGCTGTCGGCCTCCAACGAGATCGTCGCCGCCAAGGCGCTGGGCATCTCGCCCTGGGTGCTGGCGCGGCCGACCTTCGTGCTAGCGGCGATCACCAGCCTCGGCGCCGTGGCGCTCAACGACCTGGCGGTCTCTTGGGGGCGGCTCGGCGTGCAGCGGGTCATCATCGAGTCGCTCGAAGAAGTCATCTACCGCCAGCTCGAGCTGCACCGCAGCTACGCCGAAGGGGGCGTGCAGATCAACGTGCGCGGCGTCGACGGCCGGCGGCTGATCCAGCCGACCGTCTCCGTGCAGGGCGAAACGCCCGCCGATTCGTGGAAGCTCGCCTCGGCGTCGGCGGAGCTGAGCTCGTCGCCCGACCGCCGCAAGCTGATCGTCCGTTTCGAGGGGATTCACCTCGAAGGAGAGCTGAATTTCGCCGACACCGAGACGATCGAGCAGGCGATCGATCTGCGCGATCTGCTGGGCGACAATCGGGGCCGCAGCCCGTCGAGTTTCGCGCTAACGGAGATCGTCGAAGAGCGGCAACGCAGCGCCGATCGCCTCGCCGATCTGGAACGCGAACAGACCACCGAGCGGGCGCTCGCGATGATGACCGGCGATTTCGATCGCCTGTCCGACGAATCGTGGTCCGCTTTCGAGTCCCGTGAGGGCTCGGAGCACTACTTGCAACGCCGGCTGGCGGTCGAGCCGCACCGGCGGTGGGCGGCCGGGTTCAGCTGCCTGAGCTTCGTGCTGGTCGGCGTGCCGATGGCGATCTGGCGCCAGAAGGGAGAATTCCTGGCCAGCTTCTTCCTCTGTTTCTTGCCCATCTTGCTGGTTTACTACCCGCTGCTGATGATCAGCGTCGACCACGCCAAGTCGGGCGACGTCCCGCCCGTGGCGGTCTGGCTCGGCAACGCGGTGCTAGCGGTCTGGGGCCTCTGGATGATGCGCCGCGTGGCGCAGAATTAG
- a CDS encoding Putative protein phosphatase 2C-type encodes MPEPKPSSPALVVRAASRTDVGMRRATNQDSLAVVPEGGDKPIAGDAFLMVADGMGAHAAGELASKMATDTVPLAYLKSAAESAPSALRKAIREANESIHGKGNSSPEFQGMGTTCSCLVITQGAALVGHVGDSRVYRLRDGVLEQLTFDHSLVWEMAAASNVSEDKVPSCIPKNVITRSLGPHETVIVDLEGPHPLKPGDIFLICSDGLTGVVDDTLAGGVLGTMDPDEAAQTLVDLANLRGGPDNISVVVARVEKADSDQPCVHAPLPCDGGPNALGLAAAAACLLACGWFFMQSQTTGMLASAVGLGAALAYAFVMRKPSSEPAPNRSLGGPYGNGPYRRIECGEQAAAAGDLHDLVRELADLESDDDTVRPGGDSHVTSDNGSLNGHFMIDWTPHRPAHEEADAAFERRDYSEAILGYARVVREVVRAAREDDGTHRYKSSAVAPR; translated from the coding sequence ATGCCCGAACCCAAGCCATCATCGCCAGCACTCGTCGTCCGGGCCGCCTCGCGGACCGACGTGGGGATGCGGCGTGCGACCAATCAAGACTCGCTGGCCGTTGTGCCCGAAGGGGGCGACAAGCCGATCGCCGGCGACGCCTTCCTGATGGTGGCCGACGGCATGGGCGCCCACGCCGCGGGAGAGCTGGCCAGCAAAATGGCCACCGACACGGTCCCCCTCGCTTACCTAAAGTCCGCCGCCGAGTCGGCCCCTTCGGCCCTCCGCAAGGCGATCCGTGAGGCGAACGAATCGATCCACGGCAAGGGGAACTCGTCGCCCGAGTTCCAGGGGATGGGCACGACGTGCAGTTGCTTGGTGATCACGCAGGGCGCCGCCCTGGTGGGGCATGTGGGGGACAGCCGTGTGTACCGCCTGCGCGACGGGGTGCTGGAGCAACTGACTTTCGACCACAGCCTCGTCTGGGAGATGGCGGCCGCCAGCAACGTGTCGGAGGACAAAGTCCCTTCCTGCATCCCGAAGAACGTGATCACGCGTTCGCTCGGGCCGCACGAGACCGTCATCGTTGACCTCGAAGGGCCGCACCCCCTCAAGCCGGGCGACATCTTCTTGATTTGCAGCGACGGCCTCACCGGCGTCGTGGACGACACGCTCGCCGGCGGGGTGCTCGGCACGATGGACCCGGACGAAGCGGCCCAAACGCTAGTCGACCTCGCCAACCTGCGGGGGGGGCCCGATAACATTTCGGTGGTCGTCGCCCGGGTTGAGAAAGCGGATAGCGATCAACCCTGCGTGCATGCTCCGCTCCCGTGCGATGGCGGTCCCAACGCCCTCGGCCTCGCCGCCGCGGCGGCCTGCCTGCTGGCGTGCGGTTGGTTCTTCATGCAAAGCCAGACGACCGGGATGCTGGCGTCGGCGGTCGGGTTGGGGGCGGCGCTCGCCTACGCTTTCGTCATGCGGAAGCCGTCGAGTGAACCGGCGCCAAACCGATCGCTCGGCGGGCCCTACGGCAACGGACCCTACCGCCGGATCGAGTGCGGCGAGCAGGCCGCCGCGGCGGGCGACCTGCACGACCTCGTTCGCGAACTCGCCGACTTGGAGAGCGACGACGACACGGTCCGGCCGGGCGGCGATTCGCACGTGACGAGCGACAACGGCTCGCTGAACGGCCATTTCATGATCGATTGGACCCCGCACCGGCCAGCGCACGAGGAGGCCGACGCCGCCTTCGAACGCCGCGACTACTCCGAGGCGATCCTCGGCTACGCCCGCGTGGTCCGCGAGGTGGTGCGAGCCGCCCGCGAGGACGACGGCACGCATCGCTACAAGAGCAGCGCCGTGGCGCCGCGATAG